The following coding sequences are from one Salvia hispanica cultivar TCC Black 2014 chromosome 3, UniMelb_Shisp_WGS_1.0, whole genome shotgun sequence window:
- the LOC125210374 gene encoding uncharacterized protein LOC125210374 yields MDSDNENFQRAIDEEFEELVAAVQAEADEEEEAAAAAVPRPIYRRRYINRDHAGADHRLMEDYFGDNPRYPPEIFRWRFRMSQRLFIHIAYCLSQRYRCFTLRNDVTGRPRLSTYQKCTVAIRQLAYAGPADMFDEYLQMGETTALKTLRQFCKGIKEIFKGEYLRKPTAEECQRLINMHGTVHHFPGMMGSIDCMHWEWRNCPVAWKGQFTSGFKGRHPTMILEAVADYRLRIWHAYFGVVGSNNDINVLQSSHLFNDESRGEGPQVSFVANGTQYNRAYYLADGIYPRWPVFVKTIRQPVGPKQTYFAKKQEGARKDVERAFGSWAPEDGASTSHVIAIPPLQMGVPRSNEYLIQRFTDMRSEISHSTLQADLVKEVWNRRGGGAA; encoded by the exons ATGGATTCCGacaatgaaaattttcaacgaGCGATCGATGAGGAGTTCGAAGAACTCGTTGCAGCGGTGCAAGCTGAAGcggacgaggaggaggaggcggcggcggcggcggtccCTCGGCCGATCTACCGTCGGCGGTATATCAACCGTGACCATGCCGGAGCCGACCATCGGTTGATGGAAGACTACTTTGGTGATAACCCCCGTTATCCCCCGGAGATTTTTCGTTGGCGATTCAGAATGTCGCAACGACTCTTCATCCACATTGCGTATTGTTTGTCTCAGCGGTACAGATGCTTCACCTTGCGTAATGATGTCACCGGTCGACCCAGATTGTCGACATATCAAAAGTGCACGGTGGCAATTAGGCAGCTTGCCTATGCCGGGCCTGCTgacatgttcgacgaataTCTGCAGATGGGCGAAACGACTGCCCTTAAGACGCTGAGACAGTTTTGCAAGGGTATCAAAGAAATCTTCAAAGGGGAGTATCTACGGAAACCAACGGCCGAGGAATGCCAGCGACTGATAAATATGCACGGGACTGTGCATCATTTTCCGGGCATGATGGGCAGCATCGATTGCATGCACTGGGAGTGGAGGAACTGCCCGGTGGCTTGGAAGGGGCAATTCACTTCTGGTTTCAAAGGGCGacatcccacgatgatccttgaagccGTTGCTGACTACCGCTTGCgaatctggcatgcgtattttggtgTTGttgggtcgaacaacgacatcaacgttcTACAATCATCGCATCTCTTCAATGATGAGTCCCGGGGTGAGGGTCCGCAGGTCAGCTTCGTGGCCAATGGCACGCAGTACAACAGGGCATACTATTTGGCCGATGGAATATATCCTCGTTGGCCCGTGTTTGTCAAGACGATCCGACAACCAGTTGGGCCGAAGCAGAcctattttgcaaaaaaacaAGAGGGTGCTAGGAAGGATGTTGAGCGGGCTTTTGGA AGCTGGGCACCGGAAGATGGTGCTAGCACAAGTCACGTTATTGCAATCCCTCCCCTGCAGATGGGTGTACCACGCAGTAATGAATACTTGATTCAGCGCTTCACCGATATGCGGAGTGAAATATCACATTCAACACTGCAGGCTGATTTGGTTAAAGAGGTCTGGAACCGTAGAGGAGGGGGCGCCGCGTGA